A single region of the Pirellulales bacterium genome encodes:
- the cbiE gene encoding precorrin-6y C5,15-methyltransferase (decarboxylating) subunit CbiE, translated as MHSSEAQLNEVHKIQIVGIGDDGLDGLTAQARRLIERADLLIGDEPTLALAPGMGRARLALGSNLEAVVERISGVKDGQIVVLASGDPLFYGVARYLCDRLGKERFEVLPHVSSMQLAFARVKESWEEAFLTNLANHSVEDVIEKIRVADKVGIFTSESCPPSAVARGLLDSRIDYFWAYVCENLGSPDERVTQGELREIAGDEFSPLNVMILVRKPAAPDRPTEAMGLRLFGNPDQLFLQSRPKHGLLTPAEVRAIALAQMDLGPASVVWDIGAGSGSVSVEAAQIAASGTIYAIEMDADDHQLIRANAERFGVKNLVAVLGRAPDAWADLPDPDSIFVGGSGREITRLVELAFGRLRAGGRLVANVGSIENLSGVHAVLSNYVGDVGVWMINVARGVYQLERVRFDALSPTFLLAVVKPK; from the coding sequence GTGCATTCGAGCGAAGCGCAATTGAACGAAGTGCATAAGATCCAGATCGTCGGCATCGGCGACGACGGGCTCGATGGGCTAACCGCTCAGGCCCGCCGATTGATCGAGCGGGCTGACTTGCTGATCGGCGACGAACCGACGCTAGCGCTGGCTCCCGGCATGGGTCGTGCGCGCCTTGCGCTCGGGAGCAATCTGGAAGCGGTTGTCGAGCGAATCTCAGGAGTCAAGGACGGGCAGATCGTGGTGCTGGCCTCGGGCGATCCTCTCTTCTATGGCGTGGCCCGGTATCTGTGCGATCGGTTAGGCAAAGAACGCTTTGAAGTGCTTCCGCACGTGAGCAGCATGCAGTTGGCCTTCGCCCGAGTGAAGGAGAGTTGGGAAGAAGCGTTTCTAACCAACTTGGCGAACCATTCCGTCGAGGACGTGATCGAAAAGATTCGCGTGGCCGACAAGGTGGGGATTTTCACGAGCGAATCGTGCCCGCCGTCGGCCGTCGCTCGGGGCTTGCTCGACTCGCGGATCGACTACTTTTGGGCCTATGTGTGCGAGAACCTCGGCTCGCCGGACGAGCGGGTCACGCAGGGCGAGCTGCGCGAAATCGCCGGCGATGAATTCTCACCGCTCAACGTCATGATCCTCGTCCGCAAGCCGGCGGCCCCCGACCGCCCGACCGAAGCGATGGGGCTGCGGCTGTTCGGCAATCCGGACCAGTTGTTCCTCCAATCGCGACCAAAACATGGTTTGCTCACTCCCGCCGAGGTCCGAGCGATTGCACTGGCGCAAATGGATTTGGGTCCGGCGAGCGTCGTTTGGGATATCGGCGCCGGCAGCGGATCGGTCTCGGTCGAGGCGGCCCAAATCGCGGCGAGTGGCACTATCTATGCCATTGAAATGGACGCCGATGATCATCAGTTAATCCGGGCCAACGCCGAGCGGTTCGGCGTGAAGAACCTAGTCGCCGTGCTGGGCCGGGCGCCGGACGCTTGGGCCGATTTGCCGGACCCGGATAGCATTTTCGTCGGCGGCAGCGGCCGCGAGATTACCCGGCTCGTCGAATTGGCGTTTGGCCGCCTGCGGGCCGGTGGGCGGTTGGTCGCGAACGTCGGCAGCATCGAGAACCTTTCCGGCGTCCACGCGGTCTTGAGCAATTATGTCGGCGACGTCGGAGTTTGGATGATCAACGTCGCCCGCGGCGTTTATCAACTCGAGCGCGTGCGATTCGACGCGCTGAGTCCCACGTTTCTTTTGGCGGTGGTGAAGCCGAAGTAA
- a CDS encoding PIG-L family deacetylase, which produces MSEDVAQLDVIAVGAHPDDVEIACGGTLARLVRQGYRVGIVDLTDGEPTPASPGPEVRLAEAKQAAETLGIHARIQLDLPNRRLFDCFEARVALGKVFRRYRPRLVLGFGEKTPLASPDHFQAMQITDAGVFYSRLTKWDQYFDGLPVHTISGYLYYTLAFSTLSQLPGYGHLVVDIGETLDEKLAAIRCYQTQFPPAKAHVIERVKAVALAQGMAAGYTAGETFASPRALGTKNLMHFLFGEAPGDEPRKEDVR; this is translated from the coding sequence ATGTCGGAAGATGTCGCACAACTCGATGTGATTGCAGTCGGAGCGCATCCTGACGATGTCGAGATCGCTTGTGGCGGCACGCTGGCGCGGCTCGTGCGCCAAGGTTATCGCGTGGGCATCGTCGATCTTACCGACGGTGAGCCGACTCCGGCTTCGCCGGGCCCTGAGGTGCGGCTGGCTGAGGCAAAACAAGCGGCCGAGACGCTCGGAATTCATGCCAGGATCCAGCTCGACCTGCCCAATCGCCGGTTGTTCGATTGCTTCGAGGCGCGGGTGGCTCTGGGCAAGGTTTTTCGCCGCTATCGGCCGCGGCTGGTGCTTGGATTCGGTGAGAAAACGCCGCTCGCCTCGCCCGACCATTTTCAGGCGATGCAGATTACTGATGCGGGCGTGTTTTACTCGCGGCTAACGAAGTGGGACCAATACTTCGACGGGTTGCCGGTGCACACGATCTCCGGATACCTCTACTACACTTTGGCTTTTAGTACGCTAAGCCAACTGCCGGGCTACGGGCATCTGGTGGTCGATATTGGCGAGACATTGGACGAAAAGCTGGCCGCGATTCGCTGCTACCAGACGCAGTTCCCCCCCGCGAAGGCCCATGTGATTGAGCGGGTCAAAGCCGTGGCGCTCGCGCAAGGAATGGCGGCCGGCTATACGGCCGGTGAAACATTTGCCAGCCCGCGGGCGCTTGGTACCAAGAACCTGATGCACTTTCTGTTTGGCGAAGCCCCAGGCGACGAGCCGCGGAAAGAAGACGTTCGCTAA
- the tdh gene encoding L-threonine 3-dehydrogenase: protein MKALVKKRSEPGLWLDDIPVPSIGINDVLIEVLRTGICGTDVHIYKWDAWAQKTIPVPMAVGHEFVGRIVEVGANVKDFHVGEIVSGEGHVVCGRCRNCLAGRRHLCKDTKGIGVNRPGAFAEYLALPMTNVWVHDPAISRDVQALFDPFGNAVHTALSFDLLGEDVLITGAGPIGIMAAAVARHAAARYVVVTDVNPYRLELARRMGATLAVDVREQRIADAQRQLGMREGFDVGLEMSGNSAAFRDMLANMCHGGKIAMLGIPEREMAIDWNTVVFNMLTIKGIYGREMYETWYKMTVMLQSGLDISPVITHRFPYQEFEKGFEAMISGQSGKVILTWKEG, encoded by the coding sequence ATGAAAGCACTTGTCAAGAAACGGTCCGAGCCGGGACTGTGGCTCGACGACATTCCGGTTCCGTCGATCGGCATCAATGACGTGCTGATCGAGGTGCTGCGGACGGGCATCTGTGGCACCGACGTGCATATCTACAAGTGGGACGCCTGGGCGCAGAAAACGATCCCCGTGCCGATGGCGGTCGGGCATGAATTTGTCGGTCGGATCGTCGAGGTCGGCGCGAATGTGAAGGATTTTCACGTCGGCGAGATCGTCAGCGGCGAGGGGCACGTCGTCTGCGGCCGCTGCCGAAATTGCCTGGCCGGTCGCCGCCATCTTTGCAAAGACACCAAGGGGATCGGCGTCAATCGGCCGGGGGCGTTCGCCGAGTATCTCGCGCTGCCGATGACCAACGTTTGGGTCCACGATCCGGCGATCTCGCGCGACGTGCAGGCGCTGTTCGATCCGTTCGGGAATGCCGTGCATACGGCGCTGTCGTTCGATCTATTGGGCGAGGATGTGCTGATCACGGGCGCCGGACCGATCGGCATCATGGCCGCCGCTGTGGCGCGTCACGCGGCGGCGCGGTATGTCGTCGTCACCGATGTGAACCCGTATCGCTTGGAGCTGGCCCGGCGGATGGGAGCGACGCTGGCGGTCGATGTCCGCGAGCAGCGGATCGCCGACGCCCAGCGGCAGCTCGGAATGAGAGAGGGCTTCGACGTCGGGCTGGAAATGTCGGGCAATTCGGCCGCGTTTCGCGACATGCTCGCCAACATGTGCCACGGCGGCAAGATCGCCATGCTCGGCATCCCCGAGCGAGAGATGGCCATCGATTGGAACACGGTCGTGTTCAACATGCTCACGATCAAGGGCATCTACGGCCGCGAGATGTACGAAACCTGGTACAAAATGACTGTCATGCTCCAATCGGGACTCGACATCAGCCCCGTAATTACCCACCGCTTCCCGTATCAAGAATTCGAGAAGGGATTCGAAGCGATGATCTCGGGGCAATCGGGAAAGGTGATCCTGACGTGGAAAGAGGGATAG
- a CDS encoding GIY-YIG nuclease family protein produces the protein MFLGTPTDEALFVGLYSVMYRGLLEEDQLMPHMPAQMYKAASWDRYDLTLRQSLSDLIGRLVVDWGARQWVQYPHKNNKPVVELRAEFKEPDFPGFLNFIKPLSEIDSLPSNWITALKSCRGIYCLSCPRTKEQYVGSATGEEGFWQRWQDYVRTRHGGNVTLKSRDPSDYQVSILEVAGSALTDDEISKLEQRWMKKIAEQGDGLKSLTDAAVGLARASDVAQLGPRPLQDSRAE, from the coding sequence GTGTTCTTGGGGACGCCCACCGATGAAGCGCTGTTTGTCGGGCTCTACAGCGTGATGTATCGCGGGCTCTTGGAAGAAGATCAGTTAATGCCCCACATGCCAGCACAAATGTACAAAGCGGCTAGTTGGGATCGCTACGATCTAACCCTGCGGCAGTCACTCTCCGATCTTATCGGCAGACTCGTGGTCGACTGGGGAGCGCGACAGTGGGTTCAATACCCTCACAAGAACAACAAGCCAGTCGTCGAATTGCGTGCGGAATTCAAGGAGCCCGATTTTCCAGGCTTCTTGAACTTCATAAAACCGCTATCCGAGATCGACAGCCTTCCAAGCAATTGGATAACTGCGCTCAAATCCTGCAGGGGTATCTATTGCCTTTCATGCCCCAGAACAAAGGAGCAATACGTGGGATCCGCAACTGGCGAGGAAGGCTTTTGGCAACGTTGGCAGGATTACGTCCGGACCCGCCACGGCGGCAATGTTACGCTCAAGAGCCGAGATCCAAGTGATTATCAAGTGTCGATTCTCGAAGTGGCGGGGAGCGCTTTGACAGATGATGAAATCTCAAAGTTGGAACAGCGGTGGATGAAAAAAATTGCAGAGCAAGGAGATGGGCTTAAATCGCTAACCGACGCTGCCGTAGGGCTGGCACGGGCCAGCGACGTCGCGCAATTGGGACCCCGGCCATTGCAGGACTCTCGGGCCGAATGA
- a CDS encoding glycine C-acetyltransferase encodes MYAAFKQHLKDQLAAIHSAGLFKPERALTTAQQAHVGVPGRSDVLNMCANNYLGLANHPEVVAAAREALDRWGNGLASVRFICGTQRPHRELERKIADFVGCEDAILYSSCFDANGGLFETLLGADDAVISDELNHASIIDGVRLCKAQRFRYRNNDMADLEAKLIEAKGARFRLIATDGVFSMDGVIANLPGICDLAERYDALVMVDDSHATGVLGKHGRGTHEQHGVMGRIDILTGTLGKALGGATGGYTAARAEIVEFLRQRSRPYLFSNSVAPPVVGSALKAIDLLTASTELRDRLGENTRYFRGQMTEHGFNIVPGEHPIVPIMLGDAALASRMAERMLERGVYVVGFSYPVVPQGKARIRVQVSAAHSRDDLDFAVEAFRAVRDEMKLR; translated from the coding sequence ATGTACGCAGCCTTCAAACAGCACCTGAAAGATCAGCTCGCCGCGATCCATTCCGCCGGGCTCTTCAAGCCGGAGCGAGCTCTTACAACGGCGCAGCAAGCGCACGTCGGCGTGCCAGGGCGCTCCGATGTGCTCAACATGTGCGCGAACAATTACCTCGGCTTGGCGAATCATCCCGAGGTGGTCGCCGCCGCTCGCGAAGCATTGGATCGGTGGGGCAACGGCCTCGCCTCGGTCCGATTCATCTGTGGCACGCAACGACCGCATCGAGAACTTGAGCGAAAAATCGCCGACTTCGTCGGTTGCGAGGACGCAATCCTCTATTCCTCCTGCTTCGACGCGAACGGCGGGTTGTTTGAGACACTTCTCGGCGCCGACGACGCCGTGATCTCCGACGAGCTGAACCACGCCTCGATCATCGACGGCGTCCGGCTTTGCAAGGCCCAACGGTTTCGTTATCGCAACAACGACATGGCTGATCTCGAAGCCAAGTTGATCGAAGCCAAAGGCGCGCGATTCCGCTTGATCGCCACCGACGGCGTCTTCTCAATGGATGGAGTGATCGCAAATCTGCCGGGAATCTGCGATCTGGCCGAGCGATATGACGCGCTCGTAATGGTCGATGATTCCCATGCGACCGGCGTGCTGGGGAAGCATGGCCGGGGAACGCACGAGCAACACGGCGTCATGGGACGGATCGACATCCTCACCGGCACGCTCGGCAAAGCGCTCGGCGGCGCGACGGGAGGCTACACAGCCGCTCGGGCCGAGATCGTCGAATTCCTTCGCCAGCGCTCGCGCCCGTATCTCTTCTCCAACTCGGTCGCCCCGCCGGTCGTCGGATCGGCTCTGAAAGCGATCGACTTGCTCACGGCCTCGACGGAGCTGCGCGACCGGCTAGGGGAAAACACCCGCTACTTCCGTGGGCAGATGACGGAGCACGGGTTCAACATCGTGCCGGGGGAGCATCCAATCGTGCCGATCATGCTCGGCGACGCCGCGCTCGCAAGCCGGATGGCCGAGCGGATGCTGGAGCGAGGAGTCTACGTCGTCGGCTTCTCCTATCCCGTCGTGCCGCAAGGCAAAGCCCGCATCCGCGTGCAAGTTTCCGCAGCCCATTCGCGTGACGATCTCGATTTTGCTGTCGAAGCGTTCAGGGCCGTCCGCGACGAAATGAAGTTGCGCTAA
- the mgtA gene encoding magnesium-translocating P-type ATPase: MPIRPTSVLPKRLIPSLRRQAPAIKVSPLLTELAATATPEVLQKLVSSPDGLSEEEAERRLEQYGYNVVTEAEHHSRLKLLIRAILNPLVILLAALAIISVLTDDLGSAVVMLVMIVLGVGLRFWQESKADSAAAALKAMISVTATVVRGGAAREVPLAQVAPGDVVKLAAGDMIPADLRLLSCKDLFLIQASLTGESFPVEKFDAAEPVDSCPALELKNTCFLGTSVESGTALAVVSATGSNTYLGGMAKAIVSQDVQTSFDKGVSKFTWLMIKFILVMAPTVFIINAATKLDWSAGLFRGENLTTLKEAFLFSVAVAVGMTPEMLPMIVTVCLSKGALAMSRKKVIVKRLNSIQNFGAMDVLCTDKTGTLTLDRVILQHHCDVVREEDDNVLILAYLNSHFQTGLKNVLDRAVLQHEKVQGISALQDYKKIDEIPFDFQRRLMSVVVETPEAKHRLVCKGAPEELFKRCMTFELEGKLYPIEQILIEDLREEYERLSSDGFRVLGIAYRDFDRSKTVFSKDDESNLVLRGYIAFLDPPKETASPAIVALRQHGVDVKVLTGDNDLVSRKICSEVGIPTESTLLGVQVEKMNDTELAEAAGKTTLFARLSPAHKQRIIKALQSKGHVVGFMGDGINDAPALRAADVGISVDTAVDIAKESADVILLEKSLLVLEEGILEGRNVFANILKYIRMGASSSFGNMFSVLGASAFLPFEPMAPIQILTNNLLYDFSQVPIPTDDVDPELVAKPHPWSMKDITRFILLIGPCSSIFDYVTFFVMMYVFKAWLPHTDATAHGTKLFQTGWFIESLLTQTLIIHVIRTNKIPFIQSRASWPVIVTTAVIMGIGVWLPFSPIAEFLGFVPVPGLYWPIVIAILFCYIVLTQIVKTWLVRRRWI, encoded by the coding sequence ATGCCGATCCGTCCCACCTCTGTACTGCCAAAGCGACTAATCCCTTCATTACGTCGGCAGGCGCCGGCGATCAAAGTCTCTCCGCTGCTAACGGAGTTGGCAGCGACGGCGACCCCCGAGGTCTTGCAAAAGCTCGTCAGTTCGCCGGACGGTCTCAGTGAGGAAGAGGCCGAACGGCGGCTCGAACAATACGGCTACAACGTCGTCACCGAGGCGGAACATCATAGTCGCCTCAAGCTCTTAATCCGGGCGATCCTCAATCCGCTGGTGATCCTCCTAGCTGCGTTGGCGATCATTTCGGTGCTCACGGACGATCTCGGTTCGGCCGTCGTCATGCTCGTCATGATTGTCTTGGGAGTCGGATTGCGGTTCTGGCAGGAGTCTAAGGCCGACAGCGCCGCAGCGGCGCTCAAGGCGATGATCAGCGTCACGGCGACCGTGGTCCGTGGCGGCGCAGCGCGGGAAGTCCCGCTGGCGCAAGTGGCTCCCGGAGACGTGGTCAAGCTGGCAGCCGGCGACATGATCCCGGCCGATTTGCGGCTGCTATCGTGTAAGGATTTGTTCTTGATCCAGGCCAGCCTTACGGGCGAATCGTTCCCGGTCGAGAAATTCGACGCTGCCGAGCCGGTCGACAGTTGCCCCGCCTTAGAACTGAAAAACACGTGCTTTCTCGGTACGAGCGTCGAGAGCGGCACGGCGCTGGCGGTAGTGAGCGCAACCGGCTCGAACACATATTTGGGCGGGATGGCCAAGGCGATCGTCTCTCAAGACGTGCAAACCAGCTTCGATAAAGGGGTCAGCAAGTTCACTTGGCTGATGATCAAATTCATCTTGGTTATGGCTCCCACGGTATTCATCATCAACGCCGCCACAAAGCTCGATTGGAGCGCGGGACTGTTTCGGGGTGAGAATCTCACGACGCTCAAGGAGGCCTTCTTATTTTCCGTGGCCGTCGCGGTCGGGATGACGCCCGAAATGTTGCCGATGATCGTGACCGTTTGCCTCTCCAAAGGGGCGCTGGCCATGTCGCGGAAAAAGGTGATCGTCAAGCGGTTGAATTCGATCCAGAACTTCGGGGCGATGGACGTGCTCTGCACCGATAAAACGGGAACGCTCACGCTCGACCGCGTTATTCTTCAGCACCATTGCGACGTGGTGCGAGAGGAAGACGACAACGTGCTCATCTTGGCGTATCTCAACAGTCATTTTCAGACCGGACTAAAAAACGTGCTCGACCGGGCGGTGCTCCAGCACGAAAAAGTCCAGGGCATTTCTGCTTTGCAAGATTACAAGAAGATCGACGAAATCCCGTTCGATTTTCAGCGGCGGTTGATGTCGGTCGTCGTCGAAACGCCGGAAGCAAAGCACCGCTTGGTTTGCAAGGGGGCGCCGGAGGAGTTGTTCAAACGCTGCATGACATTCGAGCTGGAAGGAAAGCTTTATCCGATCGAACAGATTCTGATCGAGGACTTGCGCGAGGAATATGAACGGCTCTCGAGCGACGGATTCCGCGTGCTGGGGATCGCCTACCGCGACTTTGATCGCAGCAAGACCGTCTTTTCCAAGGACGACGAATCCAATCTCGTGCTCCGCGGCTACATCGCGTTTCTCGATCCGCCCAAGGAGACGGCGTCGCCCGCCATCGTGGCCCTGCGGCAGCATGGCGTCGATGTGAAGGTGCTCACGGGGGACAACGACCTGGTGAGCCGGAAAATCTGCTCCGAAGTGGGCATTCCCACCGAATCGACGCTCCTCGGGGTCCAAGTCGAAAAAATGAACGACACGGAATTGGCCGAAGCGGCAGGCAAGACGACTCTCTTCGCTCGGCTTTCGCCCGCCCACAAACAGCGGATCATCAAGGCGTTGCAGAGCAAGGGGCACGTCGTCGGCTTCATGGGAGACGGAATCAACGACGCGCCGGCGCTGCGGGCCGCGGACGTGGGAATCTCCGTCGATACGGCCGTCGATATCGCCAAGGAATCGGCCGACGTGATTCTGCTCGAAAAAAGCCTGCTCGTGCTCGAAGAGGGGATTCTCGAAGGGCGCAACGTGTTCGCCAATATCCTTAAATACATTCGGATGGGGGCCAGTTCGTCGTTCGGCAATATGTTCAGTGTGCTCGGGGCCAGCGCATTTCTGCCGTTCGAGCCGATGGCCCCGATCCAGATTCTCACTAACAATCTGCTCTACGACTTTTCACAGGTTCCGATCCCGACCGACGACGTCGATCCCGAGCTTGTGGCTAAGCCGCACCCATGGTCGATGAAAGATATTACTCGATTCATTCTGTTGATTGGGCCGTGCAGCTCGATCTTCGATTACGTGACGTTCTTCGTCATGATGTATGTTTTCAAGGCTTGGCTGCCCCATACCGACGCGACCGCCCATGGAACAAAGCTCTTTCAAACCGGTTGGTTCATCGAATCGTTGCTGACCCAGACGCTGATTATCCACGTCATTCGCACCAACAAGATTCCCTTCATCCAAAGCCGAGCAAGCTGGCCGGTGATCGTCACCACGGCGGTGATCATGGGCATCGGCGTCTGGCTGCCGTTCTCCCCGATCGCCGAATTCCTCGGCTTCGTGCCGGTGCCCGGACTCTATTGGCCGATCGTGATCGCGATCCTGTTTTGCTATATCGTGCTCACGCAGATCGTGAAGACCTGGCTGGTCCGCAGGCGGTGGATTTAG
- a CDS encoding serine/threonine-protein kinase — MQSKFYQCALASGLVTQADMECALAELRSKEGTTATKATIVDRDLADKLIVMGRLNSYQANQLLAGNSSLNLGPYWILDEIGHGGMGRVYKAEHVMMGRVVAVKVLPAEKSTAAAIASFTREIRAQAKLDHEHLVRAFDAGHARNVYFLVTEYIPGTDLRRYVRNRGPLSMHEAATIISQAADGLKHAHELGLVHRDVKPGNLLVTPEGHTKVSDLGLAGWLNEDDPAFLSGKIVGTADYLPPELILDPRMVTPAGDVYSLGCTLYYAVTGKVPYGGGTTSEKAHRHCNDTPVPARRLNTSLSEEFVAVINDMMKKDPKERIQTAAEVMRRLAPWAGDNVPGPLEWDQTAGVPPQSNKPPTLPPDQSGEVGGEFAEFVHLLSADPGHSQVSQGTDPVASGDEETLPNGLPRRLAAAPKRFLSLMWERLRETPLLMWVLIILMPLAMAAAVAVLVAMIRALGSP; from the coding sequence ATGCAATCAAAGTTTTATCAATGTGCTTTGGCCAGCGGTCTGGTTACGCAGGCCGATATGGAATGCGCGCTCGCCGAATTGCGCTCCAAAGAGGGCACAACCGCGACGAAAGCGACCATCGTCGACCGCGATTTGGCCGACAAGCTGATCGTGATGGGTCGGCTGAACTCTTATCAGGCCAATCAGCTTCTGGCCGGCAATTCGAGCCTGAACCTTGGTCCCTATTGGATCCTGGATGAAATCGGTCACGGGGGGATGGGCCGAGTCTACAAGGCCGAACACGTGATGATGGGCCGCGTGGTAGCCGTCAAAGTCCTTCCGGCGGAGAAATCGACCGCTGCAGCCATTGCCAGCTTTACCCGTGAAATTCGCGCCCAGGCCAAGCTGGATCACGAGCACCTGGTGCGGGCATTCGATGCGGGCCACGCTCGAAATGTCTATTTCCTGGTAACAGAATACATTCCGGGGACCGATCTGCGGCGTTACGTTCGCAACCGCGGCCCCCTGAGCATGCACGAGGCAGCTACCATCATTTCGCAGGCCGCCGATGGTCTGAAACATGCCCACGAACTCGGGCTCGTCCATCGCGACGTGAAGCCAGGCAATCTGCTCGTGACCCCCGAAGGGCATACGAAGGTTTCCGATCTCGGATTGGCCGGCTGGCTGAACGAGGACGACCCCGCATTTCTCTCTGGCAAGATCGTCGGGACCGCCGATTATTTGCCTCCGGAGCTGATTCTCGATCCTCGAATGGTGACGCCGGCCGGTGACGTTTATTCGCTGGGCTGCACACTCTATTACGCGGTTACGGGCAAAGTGCCCTACGGCGGTGGAACCACTTCCGAAAAGGCCCATCGGCATTGCAACGATACGCCCGTGCCCGCGCGCCGACTCAACACGTCGCTCAGCGAAGAGTTCGTCGCGGTCATCAACGACATGATGAAGAAAGACCCGAAAGAGCGGATTCAAACGGCCGCCGAAGTGATGCGCCGTTTGGCGCCTTGGGCCGGAGATAATGTGCCGGGACCATTGGAATGGGACCAGACGGCGGGTGTTCCTCCGCAATCCAACAAGCCCCCGACTCTTCCGCCTGACCAATCCGGCGAGGTCGGCGGCGAATTTGCCGAGTTTGTTCACCTGCTCTCCGCCGATCCCGGCCACAGCCAGGTTTCGCAAGGGACCGATCCAGTGGCGTCGGGCGATGAGGAGACGCTTCCCAACGGACTGCCGCGGCGGCTGGCGGCGGCACCGAAACGGTTTCTCAGCTTGATGTGGGAGAGACTCCGCGAAACTCCGCTTCTGATGTGGGTGCTGATCATTCTGATGCCGCTTGCGATGGCGGCTGCCGTGGCTGTGCTGGTGGCGATGATTCGGGCGCTCGGCAGCCCGTAG
- a CDS encoding isoprenylcysteine carboxylmethyltransferase family protein, with protein sequence MATAGISDNVGWWSRIQPWLCLLPSALTLGLALVSSPRIPVGSWTQFYVDTLGWLSFVLGAALRWWSALYLASTPRTALMTSGPFSICRNPMQIGNLLLGFSLVLFVASATFALGFAIGAAACLSMILAAEEKRLTRSHGTEYRQYCHRVGRFLIRPTLFQSPETLFIDAAQLAGELRLTAIWMWLPVVGKTMAQMRVETWWPHLLHLP encoded by the coding sequence ATGGCCACAGCGGGCATTTCCGACAACGTCGGCTGGTGGTCGAGGATCCAGCCCTGGCTGTGTTTGTTGCCATCGGCGCTTACGCTTGGGCTGGCCCTGGTTTCCAGCCCCAGGATCCCAGTCGGCTCCTGGACTCAATTCTACGTCGATACGCTCGGCTGGCTAAGTTTTGTCCTTGGCGCCGCGCTTCGCTGGTGGAGTGCGTTGTATCTGGCCAGCACGCCGCGAACCGCGTTGATGACCTCGGGACCTTTTTCAATCTGTCGCAATCCGATGCAAATTGGGAACCTGCTGCTCGGGTTTTCGTTGGTGCTGTTTGTGGCCAGTGCGACATTCGCGCTAGGATTTGCGATCGGAGCGGCGGCCTGTCTCTCGATGATTTTGGCGGCCGAGGAGAAACGACTGACGAGAAGTCATGGGACCGAATACCGGCAATATTGCCACCGCGTCGGGCGGTTCTTGATTCGCCCGACTCTCTTTCAATCGCCGGAAACCCTCTTCATCGACGCGGCGCAATTGGCCGGGGAACTGCGCCTCACCGCCATCTGGATGTGGCTGCCGGTAGTCGGTAAAACGATGGCGCAAATGCGGGTCGAGACCTGGTGGCCGCACCTGCTGCACCTGCCATAA